A window of Primulina tabacum isolate GXHZ01 chromosome 4, ASM2559414v2, whole genome shotgun sequence contains these coding sequences:
- the LOC142541714 gene encoding transcription factor MYB16-like translates to MGRISNNSSEKIEVKKGPWTRDEDQKLCEYIEQFGHGSWRALPEKAGLDRCGKSCRLRWKNYLRPDIKRGKFSVQEEKTIIRLHALLGNRWSVIASHLPKRTDNEVKNYWNTRLKKRLARMGIDPLTHKPKNVSPDGSAQSRLAANLNHMAQWETARLEAEARLVRESKRLSDLHLQLLRKATAPPPPPCLDVLRVWLATTATATATATAKGPFSSVTGSLESPTSTFTISSNSNAIPLNDLINGGSMVSINNTYNGVKGKMVNSQQFQDDITYSVNYNYNNTSATDCVTTSYDNLVGVFFEDNEDDKSYWNDLLNLLNSPL, encoded by the exons ATGGGAAGAATATCGAATAATTCGAGTGAAAAGATTGAGGTGAAGAAAGGTCCATGGACTCGAGATGAAGACCAGAAGTTGTGCGAGTACATTGAACAGTTTGGCCATGGGAGTTGGCGAGCTCTGCCTGAAAAAGCtg GGCTTGACAGGTGTGGGAAAAGTTGCAGACTGAGGTGGAAAAATTATCTGAGGCCTGATATCAAGAGAGGAAAATTCAGTGTGCAAGAAGAGAAGACCATTATTAGACTTCATGCTCTTTTAGGCAACAG GTGGTCCGTAATAGCAAGCCATTTACCAAAGAGAACCGATAACGAAGTCAAGAACTACTGGAACACCCGTCTCAAGAAACGGTTAGCTCGAATGGGCATCGACCCGTTGACCCACAAGCCGAAGAACGTTAGCCCCGACGGCTCAGCTCAATCCAGACTAGCCGCCAATCTCAACCATATGGCACAGTGGGAGACAGCTCGGTTGGAAGCCGAAGCCAGGCTTGTTCGTGAGTCAAAACGTTTATCTGACCTCCATCTCCAACTTCTTCGCAAAGCCACCGCCCCACCACCTCCACCATGCTTAGACGTGCTAAGAGTCTGGCTAGCCACAACAGCCACAGCCACAGCCACAGCCACAGCCAAGGGACCTTTCAGCTCAGTCACCGGAAGCCTCGAGTCTCCAACGTCTACATTCACCATCTCCAGCAACTCGAACGCAATTCCACTTAATGATCTCATCAACGGAGGTTCAATGGTTTCTATTAACAACACCTACAATGGAGTCAAGGGTAAAATGGTGAATTCACAACAGTTTCAAGACGATATCACATATTCCGTTAACTACAATTATAACAACACGAGTGCAACAGATTGTGTGACTACGAGTTACGACAATTTGGTTGGTGTCTTCTTCGAAGATAATGAAGACGACAAGAGTTACTGGAATGACCTATTAAATTTGTTGAATTCTCCGTTATGA
- the LOC142543507 gene encoding anaphase-promoting complex subunit 2 — MEAAVNSASHVCNLAILESLSENLIDELASWNAFCFETEELLMGAGDLSHASEFSLHVRNLCSSGLESLVVEHFLCSMEETFEKKGASRFWMHFDAYREFAAINTDDPDQQGGMQEVLHKALAIISSEKQYQEKCLLLLIHSLETDIESKSMDQTPDAKRNHLLSKYQLSVSSILMSSLPRHFPDVLHWYFKGRLEELSAMTAIGDGEFKVDDGMDLDFKSGETDSDGTHRRENILGNNNFVRNVGMVVRDLRSLGFTSMAEDAYASAIFLLLKTKVHDLAGDEYRFSVIDSIRGWIQAVPLHFLHALLSYLGDSKSYESQAGLKSPLASHPSSRFFGSGPPPEELIRWQLRLEYFAYETLQDLRISKLFEIIVDYPDSSPAIEDLKQCLEYTGQHSKLVDSFIASLKYRLLTAGASTNDILHQYVSTIKALRTIDPAGVFLETVGEPIREYLRGRKDTVKCILTMLTDGTGANPSGTGSTGDSLLEELNRDEEKQENPSVDDDFNIDDKQAWINAQSWEPDPVEAEPLKGGRHRRKVDILGMIVGIIGSKDQLVNEYRVMLAEKLLNKYDYEIDSEIRTLELLKIHFGESSMQRCEIMLNDLIDSKRTNTNIKATIKQQSKPVADEGEHELSMYNLNCTIISSNFWPPIQDEAIKIPGPLDQLLNDYAKTYNEIKTPRKLLWKKNLGTVKLELQFDDRTLPFVVTPLHASIISLFQDQTSWTPKSLAAAVGVPEDVLSRRITFWISKGIVAESAQDSGDITYTLVEALAEGGKAGVNCGSCEEVLVGDEEGEGSVASVEDQLRKEMMVYEKFIIGMLTNFGSMALDRIHNTLKMFCIGDPPYDKSLQQLQSFLAGLVSDEKLELKDGMYFLKK, encoded by the exons ATGGAGGCAGCGGTGAATTCAGCATCGCATGTTTGCAATTTAGCTATTTTAGAGTCACTCAGTGAAAATTTAATCGATGAATTGGCGAGCTGGAACGCATTTTGCTTTGAGACAGAGGAGCTTCTAATGGGTGCTGGCGATTTATCACATGCGTCTGAGTTCAGTTTACATGTCAGGAATCTATGCAGCAGTGGCCTTGAGTCATTGGTCGTGGAGCACTTCCTTTGTTCTATGGAG GAAACCTTCGAGAAAAAGGGGGCATCGAGGTTCTGGATGCATTTCGATGCCTACAGAGAGTTTGCAGCGATAAATACGGATGATCCA GATCAGCAAGGTGGGATGCAGGAAGTACTGCATAAAGCTTTGGCAATTATATCATCTGAAAAACAATACCAGGAGAAGTGCTTGTTATTGTTGATTCACTCTTTAGAGACAGACATAGAAAGTAAGTCAATGGATCAAACTCCTGATGCCAAGCGAAACCACCTACTCTCAAAGTATCAGTTATCTGTGTCTTCTATCCTGATGTCCAGTCTTCCTCGGCATTTCCCAG ATGTACTTCACTGGTATTTCAAAGGAAGATTAGAAGAGTTAAGTGCAATGACAGCTATAGGCGATGGTGAATTTAAGGTAGATGATGGAATGGATCTGGACTTCAAATCAGGGGAAACTGATAGTGATGGAACTCATCGGcgagaaaatattttgggaaacaacaattttgtgagGAATGTTGGCATGGTTGTTCGTGATCTTAGGAGTCTTGGATTCACCTCAATGGCTGAAGATGCCTATGCGTCAGCTATATTTCTTCTATTAAAG ACCAAAGTACATGATCTGGCTGGTGATGAATATAGGTTTTCAGTGATAGATTCCATTAGAGGATGGATACAG GCTGTGCCCCTTCACTTTTTGCATGCCCTTCTTTCTTATCTTGGAGATTCTAAAAGTTATGAAAGCCAAGCTGGTCTGAAGTCTCCTTTGGCCTCTCATCCATCTTCTAGATTTTTTGGATCTGGACCTCCTCCTGAGGAGCTTATTAGATGGCAGCTGCGCTTAGAGTATTTTGCATACGAAACTCTACAAGATTTAAGAATTTCCAAGCTTTTTGAAATTATCGTGGATTATCCAGACAG TTCCCCTGCTATTGAAGACTTAAAACAATGCCTTGAATACACGGGGCAGCATTCAAAGCTTGTTGATTCTTTCATTGCTTCTCTAAAATATCGATTACTTACTGCCGGTGCCTCTACCAATGATATACTGCACCAATATGTTTCAACTATCAAAGCCCTTCGAACAATTGATCCAGCTGGTGTATTCCTTGAAACTGTTGGTGAACCAATAAGAGAATACTTAAGGGGAAGGAAGGATACCGTTAAGTGCATTTTGACAATGTTAACTGATGGGACTGGTGCAAATCCAAGTGGAACAGGAAGTACTGGGGACAGCCTTCTTGAAGAATTGAATAGAGATGAAGAAAAACAAGAGAATCCTAGTGTTGATGATGATTTCAACATCGATGACAAGCAAGCATGGATAAATGCACAAAG TTGGGAGCCTGATCCAGTGGAGGCAGAGCCCTTAAAAGGTGGCAGGCATAGGAGGAAGGTTGACATTCTTGGTATGATTGTTGGCATAATTGGTTCCAAGGATCAGCTGGTTAATGAATATCGTGTTATGCTGGCTGAAAAGCTTCTGAATAAatatgattatgaaattgattcagagatTCGAACTCTGGAACTTCTCAAG ATTCATTTTGGGGAGAGCAGCATGCAGAGGTGTGAAATAATGCTCAATGATCTTATCGATTCCAAAAGGACTAACACAAATATAAAAGCTACCATTAAACAACAATCTAAACCAG TTGCTGATGAGGGAGAGCACGAGTTGTCTATGTATAATCTCAATTGTACCATCATCTCGTCAAATTTCTGGCCACCTATCCAG GACGAAGCAATAAAAATTCCTGGACCACTGGACCAGCTTCTAAATGATTATGCTAAAACATATAATGAAATCAAAACCCCCCGTAAACTCCTTTGGAAGAAAAATCTCGGTACTGTCAAG ttGGAGTTGCAGTTTGATGATAGAACTTTGCCTTTTGTTGTCACACCTCTTCATGCTTCCATCATCAGTCTGTTTCAGGATcaaacaag TTGGACTCCCAAGAGTCTTGCTGCTGCTGTTGGTGTTCCAGAAGATGTCTTAAGTAGAAGAATAACTTTTTGGATAAGCAAG GGAATTGTAGCAGAATCAGCCCAAGATTCTGGCGACATTACATATACTCTGGTGGAAGCGTTGGCTGAAGGTGGAAAGGCTGGGGTTAACTGTGGTAGCTGTGAAGAAGTTCTAGTGGGTGATGAGGAGGGAGAGGGATCTGTAGCTTCTGTTGAGGATCAACTGCGTAAAGAAATGATGGTTTATGAG AAATTTATTATAGGGATGCTCACGAACTTTGGCAGCATGGCCTTGGACCGGATCCATAATACCCTCAAG ATGTTTTGCATTGGCGATCCTCCTTATGACAAATCACTCCAGCAATTGCAAAGCTTCTTGGCTGGTCTAGTCAGCGACGAGAAGCTAGAACTTAAAGATGGAATGTATTTCTTGAAAAAGTAA